A region from the Canis lupus dingo isolate Sandy chromosome 9, ASM325472v2, whole genome shotgun sequence genome encodes:
- the LOC112677682 gene encoding WW domain-binding protein 11-like — MERNWLYVFISQSKQVRGSWCLVLGRCRPLSPQPPPPQPPVPPRPDSPPLAKPDRAEPAADTRNQPPRPRPRLTLTGCPSQSTPTCLRLPPILSPELQTGALLGQWQQGAGSCVLIPPAKAGREGGIKEPIMNRGPRTEATNPWLEDEVGWDWGQIDT; from the exons ATGGAGCGGAACTGGCTTTATGTCTTCATCAGTCAATCCAAACAAGTTAGAGGATCTTGGTGTTTGGTTTTGGG TCGCTGCCGGCCGCTTTCTCCTCAGCCGCCGCCTCCTCAGCCGCCGGTGCCGCCGCGGCCGGACTCACCTCCCCTAGCAAAGCCGGATAGAGCGGAGCCAGCGGCGGACACGCGCAACCAGCcaccgaggccccgcccccgcctcacACTGACCGGCTGCCCTAGCCAATCCACGCCCACCTGTCTGCGTCTGCCTCCAATCCTGAGCCCGGAGCTTCAGACAGGCGCACTGCTCGGCCAGTGGCAACAAG gaGCAGGAAGCTGCGTGCTAATCCCGCCCGCAAAAGCTGGAAGAGAGGGTGGAATAAAAGAACCAATCATGAACCGGGGACCAAGAACAGAGGCAACCAATCCTTGGCTTGAAGACGAAGTGGGATGGGACTGGGGCCAGATAGACACTTGA